GGTCATGTTTCGCTACAGGATCATGATATTATGCGTGATGATTCTGAGAACGATCTCTCGACACTGTGACCAATATCGAAAACAGTATAGGTGTCTGACCCCTTTACTGTATTCCCATGCCGATTGACCACGAAGTGAAACTCAAGTTGGCTGCATGAAATTATTGTTAAAATTATTCGCGAAACTCGTTATTTCCAAGACAGTAATTGCTAACGAAGGATTTCTCCGATTCTCAAGATAAAGGACGAAATTCATCCAATACTATGGCTGCCTCCGCGAATAGAATATAAGGGAGTGTGGGAAAGTGTCATTCCCAATTCCATTGGCTAATTCGCTTAGGATTGGTGAGGCGGAATCATTCTTATGGAGGTCGTCATAACAAGGACGAGTGACGATACGACAGTTACTGGAGCGACAAGGATTACGAGATGTTCTGCTGGTCGATAACACTATGGTGGGAGAATGTGCTCTCAAAGGGGCGATATCAATGATCGACCTGTGCCGCATACTCTTATTGTTCTTTGGGCTAGTCCTTATGCCAATTTTGCTTATCTTATCGACGCCCTTTATTCTGCTTTGGCCACGAGCAAAAACCGATGATTCTTACGGTCGGATAGTGTTGCATCGTTACGGAAAGATCATTCAGGTTCTTAGTCATATCGGGAATGCTATCGGATGAATGTATTGCTAGAACAGCGGTTTGGTATGGCGTCTTCGTTCGGAGCCTAAGTGAGCGATTCGTCCGAGTGACTCAGCAACAATAAAAGGACCTGACCTGCTCTGTATTAAACTGTGTTGTCATTCGTCGCCTCCAATATCCTTTGGGTAACTTCTTTGTGGGACGTCCTCATGTCGCAGGAATGATTGTTCGCATGCCGTATTCCTGGGACGCAAACAAGTGAGCTCCTTCGCTGTCATAGCCGGCGTCTGCGAGAATGGTTTCGACTCTCGCCCGCTTTGCTGCTTGTGCCACTGCCTGCCTGTAGTGCTTGTCATCTGGTTCCGGACCACGACCGGGCACCACTGCGAGTATCAGATGACTGGCACAGTCACAGATGATTCCTGCAGACGGATACCGTGTGTATGTTGTCGTTTCATACCCGGTTATACAGGCTCTTTTTCGGCGTTTTACAAAGTTGGCACTAATGTGACGCAACTCGAAACCTGTTCCATCGACGGCTGCTAACTTCACTCGTTTATTACAGGTATAGCAATCGGAAGTAGGTTTTCTACAGAGCAGACCTGACACCTTTTTTCTTCGGCAGAGAGTGTAAACCGCAGCCAAGGTGAATATGTTATCTTGGCCTTGAAAGTAGACCTGTTCGATTCTGTTGTCGCAGATTTTCAATTGTATTTATTGTATCTTTGAATTGATAGTGCTTCAAAACAATCACGTCGGTCGTTTCTCACGTTGCAGCAGCAGCGTGCTTACTGTGGTATTGCGTTGTCAACATTCCACCCATTCTCTACATCACCCTACGTTGTTGTTGACATCAATATTTATTCTACTCCGCAGTCTCAGAATGAACTGACCACTACATGATTCGGTTGGAGGATTATACAATTTTCTACAATTTCTAACAGAGGTTCGGATGAAAGTAGAACTGTACCGAGAGAAGCGATTTTTACTGGAGTGGCTTCAGTGGAATCTTTGGGTATCAACCGGGACTGAATCGCAATACCACCATCTATTTGGGTATATCTTAGTGTGAAGATGTGTTGGTCATGGTTATATTCAGAACTCATATATCTTACAGAAAGCCACTCTTCAGCGATGCCCTGTTTTCGAAGTAAAAGCAGTTCTCGATACCAGTCAAACATTTCGCGATCGCGTCGGTTCGTATCATGAAATTTGGCCTGGTAGAACGCTTCGTCGCTTGAGGGTAACAGAATCTCGCTCTCAATCTCTGGATGATGGTTTTCTATGCGACCTTGATCCACGTTTTTTCGAAGTGCGTTGTCTTCGAAGTCTGCAAAGAACGGAAATGGGGAGTCAACGGCGAATTCTTCTCCCATAAAAATTAAGGGGATGCTGGGATAAAGAATGACCAGTCCTGCTGCTGCCTTTTGAAATTGCTTTGAAGTCAGATGGTGAATACGACTGCCGTGTGGATGATTGCCAACAGAATCGTGTGTTTGCAGCGCCACGATTAATGAGTTGATATGACTTTGTTGGTCTCTTCCCGAATGAACGATCGCGCGCTGTGATTCGGAAACTCGCATCAATTCGGCACCAGAATAGACATATCCATATTGCAGTGTGTCGGCAAGATCTTGTGCACCATGATATTCACGATGCGTGAGACGCACGTCAGGCAATGCATACGAATAGATTGAGTACATCAGGCAGTCGCACCAGATTCCATCGTAGGCCGCTCTGTCTCCTTTCTGGGTTAGTAAGTCGTGATTATAGACATTGGTTTCCGCAATCAAGTGAATAGGCCAGTTTACAGAATCGGCGTATCCGCTCGCAGCTTGTCGGATTTCGTCAAGAATCGTTGGCTGGCTGTCATCATACATGCAATGTACGGCATCCAATCTTAGACCGTCGAGATGAAACGCTTCCAGCCAATAGAACGAATTGTCAATGATGAACTGCCTGACGTGTTGGGAATCGGGGCCATCAAAATTAAAGGCTTCGCCCCAGGCGGTATGATGCTTTTCTGAAAAATAGGGACCAAACTCTGAGAGGTAATTGCCTTCCGGCCCCACGTGGTTAGAGACGACATCCAGAATCACTGCTAAGCCTGCAGCGTGACATGCGTCGACGAACGCTTTGAAATCTTCAACGGTGCCATACGTATTTCGGACTGCAAATAGATCGACGCCATCGTAACCCCAGTTCCATTTACCTGGCGACTGGGCCACAGGCATGATTTCGATAGCTGTAATACCTAACTCAATTAATTCAGGAATACTTTTGATGGTGGCGCGAAAGGTGCCGGCTTCTGTGAAACTGCCAAGATGCAGTTCGTAGATGATCAGGCTCTCTTTCTTGATGCCCTGCCAATCTTGGTCTGTCCAGGGGAATTGATCAGCATTAATGACTTGAGAAACGCCATGCACTCCTTCGGGCTGGTATCGCGAAGCGGGATCGGGACGCCTGACATCATGGTCCAGACAGTATTGATACAGCGCGCCGGGACGTACATTTGAGATGGTACCGGCAAAGTAACCTTGCGCGTCGCGCGTCAATTCAAATTGGCTGGTTGTGTCTTGGTCGTGAATTTCTACAGCAATCGTTTTTTGTCGTGGAGCCCAGACGCGAAAGTATGTTTCATTGAATGTAACCGGCGTCGCTCCGAGTCGTTCGATTCGTGTGTCGGTCGGATCAGCTAATCCAAACCAGCGGCACCCTTCCAGTACGCCGCTGGTGGCGGTGCCGTGTGCGAGGTAAAGACGGTTGTTCCAGCCCGACTCCCTATGTAAATTATGGACACGCTGCGCGAGACTGCGGTCGGCGTTGCCAACAAGGATAGTCCGATAGCCGGCAGTGAGCGCGGTCAAGTCGTTTCCCGAATCACCGGCAAAAACGATGTCTTGCGGATTCAGTTCAAACGTTTCTGACCACCACTCCAGCGCGTGTGCCTTGGATACGGTTGCCGGCAACAAATCTATCAGGCCATCTCCATTAAAAGGATCGATGCTGTGAATAATGGAATAGGGGGCATCGGATTCGTCGAGGATCTGTTGGATCAGGTCAACCAGTTCGTCCAGTTGCGATGCGTCTGCATAGAAACTGAGTTTGAAGCGCCCTTGTTTTTCTGGTTCCTGCAGTTGCAAGCCAGAGATGTTTTGTAGTCGCTCACGCAATGCTGCAAGGGGCAGGGAAGTGATAATCTGGTCCTGATAATCCTGATAGGCGGTGACGGGAGTGAAGGTTCCCGAGTCCTGACGTTGAAAGATCGAAGTACCAACATCACAGATAATCCAGTCAGGTTGTGGTAGCTGGAACTCCTGTATCGCTTGTGTAACAGATTCAAAGTGACGCCCGGTAACAAAAATGAGTGAGTTCCCGTGTGCCTCAAATTGGCTTGTCAGAATCCGTAGATCGGAGCAGTTTTGCGCGTTGTTATCAAGGGGGATGAATGTGCCGTCCAGGTCCGTAGCCAGAATATGACCTCGAGAGGCTACGGCTGGTCTTTTCGATTGTTGTGTCGGGGGCATCAGTTCGTTCCGTCGGGTTAGACGCGATTCAGCCAAAGTATCTGGTAGGGTGCGAGTACTAGACGCTCTGAGGTCGCATACGTTTTGTCGTCGATTACATTTTGAAAGAACCGACCCAGGCCGGCGGTGCGAAGTTTGTTGCCTTCGATTTCCTGTGGTTCTTCAGAAAAGTTTGCTAACACGATTAATCGATTGCCATTGTTGAATCGTACATAACCAAGAATGTGTTCATTTGAAGTGGCAATCAAGTCCATTTCCTGGCCTGCCAGCGCCGGTAACGATTTTCGTAAAGCAATCAATCTTTGTGTGGATCTGAAAATCTGTTTGCGAATCGATCCATTTTCTGTGCCAATGCGGTCGTCCAGTACTTCCAGGAATTCCCATTTCATTTTAGGACGATGAATCCAACGTGAATCACCGGCTTTGGCAGGGTCTGTGACGAAGTCATAATCATTGAGCATGCCCCACTCCTCCCCCAGATACAGGAGCGGTATCCCACCGATGCTCAGCGAAACTCCATGAAGTAACAGCATGCGACGGATCGCCAGTTCTTTCTTTTCGTCGTCATCTTCCTCGATGGCTTGCTCCAACCCCGCCAATGATGCCATCGTTCCCGAAATGCGCATATCGCCTGTTTCATGATTTTCCTGAAACGGAACTCCCCGCGCGAACGATCCGGGAAACTGACCGGTATAGAAGTCGTTCAAGAAATTTCTGTGGTCATAAGCGTTGATGCCGATTGCCTCTGCATCCGCATTGTCGAACGTCCACCCAATATCATCATGACAGCGAAGATAATTCACCCAGGATGTATTAGGGGGTAAACGATGACGATGTTTGAGTGTTTGAACCAGCAGATTCACTTTGCGCGTTGCCAAAGATTCCCAGAGCAACGCCATCAGTGTTGGATTGTACGAAATCTGGCACTCATCTTCGTTAATGTATTTGACCACATCGTCAGGATGCACAATGGCCTCTGACTTGAATAACAAGCCGGGTGTCGCAATGCGTGCCAGACGGTTGAATGCCTGAATCAGCAAGTGGGCCTCTGGTAAATTTTCGCAGTTAGTCCCCATCTGTTTCCAGATAAAGGCCACCGCATCCAGCCGCAGGATGTCGACGCCCGTATTTGTGATGAATAG
The Gimesia aquarii DNA segment above includes these coding regions:
- the treZ gene encoding malto-oligosyltrehalose trehalohydrolase, giving the protein MPPTQQSKRPAVASRGHILATDLDGTFIPLDNNAQNCSDLRILTSQFEAHGNSLIFVTGRHFESVTQAIQEFQLPQPDWIICDVGTSIFQRQDSGTFTPVTAYQDYQDQIITSLPLAALRERLQNISGLQLQEPEKQGRFKLSFYADASQLDELVDLIQQILDESDAPYSIIHSIDPFNGDGLIDLLPATVSKAHALEWWSETFELNPQDIVFAGDSGNDLTALTAGYRTILVGNADRSLAQRVHNLHRESGWNNRLYLAHGTATSGVLEGCRWFGLADPTDTRIERLGATPVTFNETYFRVWAPRQKTIAVEIHDQDTTSQFELTRDAQGYFAGTISNVRPGALYQYCLDHDVRRPDPASRYQPEGVHGVSQVINADQFPWTDQDWQGIKKESLIIYELHLGSFTEAGTFRATIKSIPELIELGITAIEIMPVAQSPGKWNWGYDGVDLFAVRNTYGTVEDFKAFVDACHAAGLAVILDVVSNHVGPEGNYLSEFGPYFSEKHHTAWGEAFNFDGPDSQHVRQFIIDNSFYWLEAFHLDGLRLDAVHCMYDDSQPTILDEIRQAASGYADSVNWPIHLIAETNVYNHDLLTQKGDRAAYDGIWCDCLMYSIYSYALPDVRLTHREYHGAQDLADTLQYGYVYSGAELMRVSESQRAIVHSGRDQQSHINSLIVALQTHDSVGNHPHGSRIHHLTSKQFQKAAAGLVILYPSIPLIFMGEEFAVDSPFPFFADFEDNALRKNVDQGRIENHHPEIESEILLPSSDEAFYQAKFHDTNRRDREMFDWYRELLLLRKQGIAEEWLSVRYMSSEYNHDQHIFTLRYTQIDGGIAIQSRLIPKDSTEATPVKIASLGTVLLSSEPLLEIVENCIILQPNHVVVSSF
- a CDS encoding transposase; translation: MSGLLCRKPTSDCYTCNKRVKLAAVDGTGFELRHISANFVKRRKRACITGYETTTYTRYPSAGIICDCASHLILAVVPGRGPEPDDKHYRQAVAQAAKRARVETILADAGYDSEGAHLFASQEYGMRTIIPAT
- a CDS encoding amylosucrase, encoding MSTAQDEIDFKADLTLQRLQPQLEAVWQTSQISEVKRHEFELRLSEHWRPLFGLLFRLYRSRYDFFFHVEQILLTAARGWVERPDRLCELDRHRINEPNWFLSEKISGGALYVDLFGENLTKLRENVSYFKELGLKYLHFMPLFAVRPGNNDGGYAISTYRSVDPRLGTIDDLRLLAADLREAGISLVLDFVFNHTSDDHEWAQLAQAGNREFQEYYYIFPDRTEPEKYERTLREIFPTIRRGNFTWHDGMQQWVWTTFNSFQWDLNYTNPAVFRAMLEEMLFITNTGVDILRLDAVAFIWKQMGTNCENLPEAHLLIQAFNRLARIATPGLLFKSEAIVHPDDVVKYINEDECQISYNPTLMALLWESLATRKVNLLVQTLKHRHRLPPNTSWVNYLRCHDDIGWTFDNADAEAIGINAYDHRNFLNDFYTGQFPGSFARGVPFQENHETGDMRISGTMASLAGLEQAIEEDDDEKKELAIRRMLLLHGVSLSIGGIPLLYLGEEWGMLNDYDFVTDPAKAGDSRWIHRPKMKWEFLEVLDDRIGTENGSIRKQIFRSTQRLIALRKSLPALAGQEMDLIATSNEHILGYVRFNNGNRLIVLANFSEEPQEIEGNKLRTAGLGRFFQNVIDDKTYATSERLVLAPYQILWLNRV